The genomic DNA AGAACATAACATTACTTATAAAGAAAGAAATATTTTTTCTGAACCACTAACAATTGAAGAAATTAAAGAAATTCTTCGGATGACAGAGGACGGTACAGATGAGATTATTTCTACAAGGTCAAAAACATTTCAGAAATTAAGCGTTAATTTAGAAACAATGCCTTTACAGGAGCTTTTTGATTTAATTAAGGAGAATCCTGGGTTATTGCGCCGCCCAATTATTATTGATGAAAAGCGTTTGCAGGTTGGTTATAATGAGGACGAAATTCGTCGCTTTCTCCCTAGAAGAGTTCGTACATTCCAATTACGTGAAGCACAAAGATTAGTAAACTAAAAATTGGGTCTTCATATCCGAAAGGATGTTGAAGGCCTTTTTCTTGTTTAATTTTATACGAGATGGAAGTGGATATTGAGTTTTGTTTAAATTTTTGTTAAAATACAAGGAATTTAATTATATATGTGAGAATAATGTTCGCTGCTGTTAGGCAAATGATTGTTTTTATAATTAGGACGTCTTTTATTTCCCTTATGTGTGTTTTTATCATAAAATAGAAGTACAAAGTATAAACTAAAATTTATACGATGATAAGTTCAACAATAGCTTGACATTAATTGGGGGTATTTAGTCCCTTCCATAACATGTAAGAAGGGAGAGAGTTGCGTGGAGATTGAACGAATTAATGAAAATACCGTTAAATTTTACATCTCGTATGGTGATATAGAAGAAAGAGGATTTGATAGGGAAGAAATTTGGTATAATCGGGAACGAAGTGAAGAATTATTCTGGGAAATGATGGATGAAGTTCATCAAGAAGAGGAATTTATTATCGAGGGTCCTTTATGGATTCAAGTACAAGCTTTAGAAAAAGGTTTAGAAGTCCTTGTTACGAAAGCACAGCTTTCAAAAGATGGACAAAAATTCGAACTACCTGTGCCTAGTGACAAATTAAAAGATCATCCTGTTGATGATCGGATTGAAGAATTGCTTGATCACCACTTTACACATAAGGATGGACAAATAGAAGTCGTTTCTTTCGATGATGGTCTTGAATTTCTTCTCTCGTTTGAAGATTTTGAAGATGTCATTGCGCTCTCACATCAGTATGAACTTGATGAGTTAAAAACAAAACTTTATTCATTTGAAGGAAAATATTATTTATATGTTGAGTTTGATGATGATGACGATGAGGTTGAAATTGATAATATATTAAGTATTCTGCTTGAATACGGTGATGAGACGATGGTTACGATCCATCTTTTGGATGAATATGGTCATTTGATTATTTCAAAAGATGTCTTTCGCACAATTAGACAACATTTTAGCTAAAGAAACCGATTTCATATATGAAATCGGGTTTTTAGCTTTTAATTGAATCTTTTTTAGTGTTAAATCGTTAGACATTATAGATGTTTTATTTGGCAGGTGAGATATTTTGAAAAATACGGTTAGAATTATTTTATTTATTGCGATTATAGGAGCTGTTATTTATTTATTTCGTGATTATATTGAAGGTGGAGTTATCGGTTTAATCAGTATTTTCATTTCGTTATCAGTTATTTTTATTGCTTTTCTTATTTTCCTTGAAAATCGCCACCCGACTACAACGGTTACATGGTTAGTTGTTCTTGGTGTTTTTCCGTTAATAGGATTTATCTTTTATATACTGTTTGGAAGAAACTATCGAAAAGAGAGAATGTTTCGAAAGAAATATTTCCTTGATAAACAAGCTTTTTTTAAAGGTTGAAGGCGATTTTGATCCTGTCAACGAAGAAAAAAATGAAACAAATTGGTGATCATCAGCGCAAGCTGTTTTATTTAGCTCAAAAACTTGGCAATAGTCCGATTTCATTTGCTACTGCAACGAAAGTATTAACGAATGGAGATGAGACATTTTCTCATATATTAGCAGCATTGAAAAAAGCGACACATCATATTCATTTAGAGTATTATATCGTTCGTCACGATGAGATTGGCCAAGAAATTAAAGATATTTTAATTGAAAAAGCACAGGAAGGAATTAAGGTTCGTTTTTTGTATGATGCAGTTGGATCGTGGCAGCTTTCTAAGCGC from Bacillus aquiflavi includes the following:
- the mecA gene encoding adaptor protein MecA produces the protein MEIERINENTVKFYISYGDIEERGFDREEIWYNRERSEELFWEMMDEVHQEEEFIIEGPLWIQVQALEKGLEVLVTKAQLSKDGQKFELPVPSDKLKDHPVDDRIEELLDHHFTHKDGQIEVVSFDDGLEFLLSFEDFEDVIALSHQYELDELKTKLYSFEGKYYLYVEFDDDDDEVEIDNILSILLEYGDETMVTIHLLDEYGHLIISKDVFRTIRQHFS
- the spxA gene encoding transcriptional regulator SpxA; this encodes MVTLYTSPSCTSCRKAKSWLEEHNITYKERNIFSEPLTIEEIKEILRMTEDGTDEIISTRSKTFQKLSVNLETMPLQELFDLIKENPGLLRRPIIIDEKRLQVGYNEDEIRRFLPRRVRTFQLREAQRLVN